A region of Haloplanus sp. XH21 DNA encodes the following proteins:
- the coxB gene encoding cytochrome c oxidase subunit II, which produces MKRSRLLLASLLSVVALSLAADPVAAQPSTTAELIYGLNDTLLLIAVPITLLVEGILIYTVLRFKDADEAKPTRENRKLEITWTVATAIILLFVGVASYGVLANEDVTFESDEQTIAPEDDDVVVKMTAFQWGWQASYPEEGVQASGTAPTVVIPKGQDVYFNITSRDVLHAFHVPKLGLKQDAMPGQANVIKTVALEEGTYQGYCAEFCGVAHSQMYFEIQVVSQEEYQSYLDEQRSGSSDLEPDVSDEEIRAHDVTATQAPIQA; this is translated from the coding sequence ATGAAACGGTCGCGCCTCCTGCTGGCGTCGCTGCTCTCGGTGGTGGCTCTCTCCCTCGCCGCCGATCCAGTAGCGGCCCAGCCGTCAACCACTGCAGAGCTCATCTATGGGCTGAACGACACATTGCTACTGATCGCCGTTCCGATCACCCTCCTCGTCGAAGGCATCCTCATCTACACGGTGCTCCGATTCAAGGACGCCGACGAAGCCAAGCCGACCCGGGAGAACCGCAAACTGGAGATCACGTGGACCGTCGCCACGGCGATCATCCTGCTGTTCGTCGGCGTGGCTTCCTATGGCGTCCTCGCGAACGAAGACGTCACCTTCGAGAGCGACGAACAGACCATCGCGCCCGAGGACGACGACGTGGTCGTCAAGATGACCGCCTTCCAGTGGGGCTGGCAAGCCAGTTACCCCGAGGAAGGGGTGCAGGCGTCGGGCACCGCGCCGACGGTGGTGATCCCGAAAGGACAGGACGTCTACTTCAACATCACGTCCAGGGACGTGTTACACGCGTTCCACGTCCCCAAACTCGGACTGAAACAGGACGCGATGCCCGGGCAGGCGAACGTGATCAAGACCGTTGCGCTCGAAGAGGGCACCTATCAGGGCTACTGTGCGGAGTTCTGTGGCGTCGCCCACTCGCAGATGTACTTCGAGATCCAGGTCGTCTCCCAGGAGGAGTACCAGTCGTATCTCGACGAACAACGGAGTGGATCGAGCGATCTCGAGCCCGACGTTAGCGACGAGGAGATCCGCGCACACGACGTGACGGCCACACAGGCGCCGATCCAGGCCTGA
- a CDS encoding adenylyltransferase/cytidyltransferase family protein — protein MTTVVAQGTFDILHPGHVHYLSDAAAMGDDLHVIVARSQNVTHKPEPILPDEQRREMVAALGVVDEAHLGHPEDIFVPIERIDPDVIVLGYDQHHDEERLQAALRSRGVDCELRRASARESSDDDELCSTGRIVDRIVDRRC, from the coding sequence ATGACGACCGTCGTTGCACAGGGGACCTTCGACATCCTCCACCCCGGTCACGTCCACTACCTCTCCGACGCCGCGGCGATGGGTGACGACCTCCACGTCATCGTCGCCCGGAGTCAGAACGTCACGCACAAACCCGAACCCATCCTGCCCGACGAGCAGCGCCGGGAGATGGTCGCCGCCCTCGGCGTCGTCGACGAGGCCCACCTGGGCCACCCCGAGGACATCTTCGTTCCCATCGAGCGCATCGATCCCGACGTCATCGTTCTCGGCTACGATCAACATCACGACGAGGAGCGACTGCAGGCGGCGCTCCGGTCGCGTGGCGTGGACTGCGAACTCAGGCGCGCCTCGGCGCGGGAATCCAGCGATGACGACGAACTCTGCTCGACGGGACGGATCGTCGATCGGATCGTCGACCGTCGGTGCTGA